From the genome of Xyrauchen texanus isolate HMW12.3.18 chromosome 22, RBS_HiC_50CHRs, whole genome shotgun sequence, one region includes:
- the LOC127662080 gene encoding protein CLN8-like, with protein MCFVDTKGNGLLRPETTKDNLTPAATGHNLSMDYSSQDVRLKIIGLGFIFYTFIFLFFHIISKLLFLTYRSLSAKEKVFWDLAATRAVFGIQSMVAGLRVLMEDSTVFSDKILGQENWSWFNLLTATGFFLFENAALHASNVAFLSFDLPLAVHHFFALAGFAGAVVWDRLGHFLPMVTLLLEMSTPFTCISWMLLKAGWSKTLFWKANQWIMIHMFHCRMILSYYMWWVCWNHWEEMNTHIPLVQRILFFSGLFLLTFFLNPIWMHKKTLQLLNPVDWNFNNKPVPGNGPVQDQARCKTHAN; from the exons ATGTGTTTCGTGGACACAAAAGGAAACGGATTACTTCGGCCTGAGACTACAAAAG ATAATTTAACTCCAGCAGCCACAGGTCACAATTTAAGCATGGACTACTCTTCCCAGGATGTCCGTCTGAAGATCATCGGTCTGGGCTTCATCTTCTACACCTTCATCTTTCTCTTCTTTCACATCATATCTAAACTGCTGTTTCTCACTTATCGCTCGCTGTCTGCCAAAGAAAAG GTCTTCTGGGATTTAGCTGCTACACGGGCAGTGTTTGGCATCCAGAGCATGGTGGCGGGGCTTCGAGTGCTCATGGAAGACTCTACTGTCTTTTCAGATAAGATTCTTGGGCAGGAGAACTGGTCCTGGTTTAACTTGCTGACCGCCACTGGGTTCTTCCTGTTTGAAAATGCGGCCTTACATGCATCCAATGTGGCATTCCTGTCGTTTGATCTGCCGTTAGCTGTGCACCACTTCTTTGCCCTGGCAGGGTTTGCGGGGGCAGTTGTGTGGGACCGGCTTGGTCATTTCCTCCCTATGGTGACCCTGCTGCTGGAGATGAGCACCCCGTTCACCTGCATCTCCTGGATGCTGCTTAAG GCGGGCTGGTCGAAGACTCTGTTTTGGAAAGCTAACCAGTGGATAATGATCCATATGTTTCACTGTCGGATGATTCTGTCCTACTATATGTGGTGGGTGTGCTGGAATCATTGGGAGGAGATGAATACACACATCCCATTGGTTCAGAGAATACTGTTCTTTTCTGGTCTCTTCCTGCTCACCTTCTTTCTCAACCCTATTTGGATGCACAAGAAAACCCTGCAGCTTCTCAATCCTGTGGACTGGAACTTTAATAACAAACCTGTGCCAGGAAATGGACCAGTTCAAGATCAGGCACGATGCAAGACCCATGCCAACTGA